The Acidianus manzaensis genome has a window encoding:
- the cas7d gene encoding type I-D CRISPR-associated protein Cas7/Csc2, translating to MSLNEKIEKILGIEKEKISPFFADLSDVKKENAVPRGRVINVFVTIQAEGELIIRHEGGEDITLATIGDKKYPIILHEKLASSVRRKMLELLRRDYADHKEEINKIRGKNDDWDCSLRPFSSTNKEERMGGLCGECPNCMEFGFAVKEGSFNLKSRIEGDLHIATEPEQKSVVVRTFNVVDEVTKTTFVQGERTGGLFRLSLVREGTIFVGKVVMKDVSPAEFLLSLYSLASTSRIGAVTSDFGKISVHIPAIIFSSFEVSSGYDLHRRAEIEGLNNLDEINKRINSYLDRFKKNHVLVTSEDIAEEVLDELTVNGTISHDVVKEAWINGVNFRKAIELFVREKK from the coding sequence ATGAGCTTAAATGAAAAAATTGAAAAAATATTAGGAATAGAAAAGGAAAAAATATCTCCATTTTTTGCTGACTTATCAGATGTTAAAAAAGAAAACGCAGTACCAAGAGGAAGAGTAATTAACGTATTTGTAACGATACAGGCAGAAGGAGAATTAATAATAAGGCATGAAGGAGGAGAGGATATAACATTAGCTACTATAGGAGATAAGAAATATCCTATAATACTTCACGAAAAATTGGCTTCGAGCGTAAGAAGGAAAATGTTAGAATTACTGAGAAGAGACTATGCAGACCATAAAGAGGAAATAAACAAAATAAGAGGTAAAAATGACGATTGGGATTGCTCTTTAAGACCGTTCTCCTCCACGAACAAAGAAGAAAGAATGGGAGGGTTATGTGGAGAATGTCCTAATTGTATGGAATTTGGTTTTGCGGTAAAGGAAGGATCATTTAACTTAAAGAGTAGGATAGAAGGAGACTTACACATAGCTACGGAACCTGAACAAAAAAGCGTAGTAGTCAGAACTTTTAATGTGGTAGATGAAGTAACTAAAACAACGTTCGTACAAGGAGAAAGAACTGGAGGATTGTTCAGATTATCTTTAGTTAGAGAAGGTACAATATTCGTAGGAAAAGTAGTAATGAAAGACGTAAGTCCAGCAGAGTTCTTACTGTCACTTTACTCATTAGCATCTACTAGCAGAATAGGTGCAGTAACTAGCGATTTCGGAAAAATATCTGTACACATACCGGCAATAATATTTTCATCATTTGAAGTTTCCTCAGGATATGACTTGCATAGAAGAGCAGAAATAGAAGGATTAAACAATTTAGACGAAATAAATAAAAGGATTAACTCCTACTTGGACAGATTTAAGAAAAATCACGTACTAGTAACTTCTGAGGATATTGCCGAGGAAGTATTAGATGAGTTAACTGTGAATGGCACAATATCTCACGACGTTGTAAAAGAAGCCTGGATAAATGGAGTGAACTTCAGAAAAGCAATAGAATTATTCGTTAGGGAGAAAAAATGA
- a CDS encoding CRISPR-associated protein — MNINKIGEKIRFISYDEWIKRMNETTTEKKNETPAIENTLSSLNFEDGVREAKSPQSHVFHAVSVGTLSMDICKSIYDVDPSAFAPLEKAYNKDFKELCFYVGFLYAWNKLENKEDRVREIARALKFDDNQALHFLSLFAKGTLPDNVHLPIWVSVKLADMLMSDIRSANDIVKYKESYTDAIRALNSYGLDLKYISSTPRLFTLLASDEIIKLSNGVPLISYPDGFVYLTKKESPPISLLSIYNTLEKLMEGKEEGIGEVKDKIEECLKKESFEKLNDPNSRKSALYKEGKPKQVNAFLPSKLCSYFEDQVGLLPPELKVKVAEEIIEKYKNDIPYGVLMYFMEKFSSSDKDYVRERLGIKEKFPRYMEEIDDPIPLLEKVKSIIREKYSSAKTTDLTLLSFVKKSFSGYVQDDLPEVREKPYDYCVVCGASIYDKEPVRFKQFAELLSGKTEIFIPRETALDEIDRIRDDLHICKICNYEASQLKNKIQPPYFIVSFYPGIPVSLLKILDFNPAKIADVTRKITSNSSYLDVMRSCGGDFNESSNKKSIVDCLSSKVIIKASDVAPKLKIITRLDKTTFNKILPYAPLISISYLSAPVKVSSIILDIPEESRSIDFSSEFNYTWTKLENREKEENINYKTLLLLLSYYEKIGVCERDDNCINEMASEMDLFGSVDPSLSVLAFGIGTNLEEDNKFFSYISPRSYFLNFTLGKVSKMGETLKNSLYSIAANLKEMNRQAKSKDDVIGFLRDGIDMFFKTSPINLSKEDRIGIAIGASFSTLEHKLSEKVFTDDKKKTMYYKLNDVFSVLYDIEKQSDRSLAISISNAIINWLYILYKTIDDKNELK; from the coding sequence ATGAATATAAACAAGATCGGTGAAAAAATTCGTTTTATTAGTTATGATGAATGGATTAAACGAATGAATGAAACTACTACAGAAAAAAAGAATGAAACTCCTGCTATAGAAAATACTTTATCTTCTTTAAATTTTGAGGATGGAGTTAGAGAGGCTAAGTCTCCTCAATCTCACGTTTTTCATGCTGTTTCAGTTGGTACTTTATCCATGGATATATGCAAGAGCATTTATGATGTTGATCCTTCTGCTTTTGCTCCGTTAGAAAAAGCTTATAATAAGGATTTTAAGGAATTATGTTTTTATGTAGGTTTTCTTTATGCGTGGAATAAATTGGAGAATAAGGAGGATAGGGTAAGGGAAATTGCTAGAGCTTTGAAATTTGACGATAATCAAGCTTTGCATTTTCTATCGTTATTTGCTAAAGGAACTTTGCCGGACAATGTTCATTTGCCTATCTGGGTTTCTGTTAAATTGGCTGATATGTTAATGAGTGATATAAGGAGTGCTAATGATATAGTGAAATATAAGGAGTCTTATACTGACGCTATAAGAGCTTTGAATTCTTATGGTTTGGATTTGAAATATATTTCTTCTACTCCTAGATTATTTACTTTATTAGCTTCTGATGAGATAATTAAGTTGAGTAATGGTGTTCCTTTAATTTCTTATCCTGATGGTTTTGTTTATTTAACTAAAAAAGAGTCTCCTCCAATATCTCTTCTTTCTATATATAATACTTTGGAAAAGTTGATGGAAGGAAAGGAAGAGGGGATTGGTGAAGTAAAGGATAAAATAGAAGAATGCTTAAAAAAAGAGTCTTTCGAGAAGCTGAATGATCCTAATTCTAGGAAGTCAGCCTTATACAAAGAAGGAAAACCTAAGCAAGTTAATGCTTTTCTACCTTCTAAGTTATGTTCTTACTTTGAAGATCAAGTTGGCCTTTTACCGCCTGAACTGAAAGTTAAAGTTGCTGAGGAGATTATTGAAAAGTATAAGAATGATATACCTTATGGTGTTTTAATGTATTTTATGGAGAAGTTCTCTTCTTCGGATAAGGATTACGTCAGGGAACGGCTAGGGATTAAAGAAAAGTTTCCACGTTACATGGAGGAGATTGATGATCCTATTCCTTTGTTGGAGAAAGTTAAGAGTATTATAAGGGAAAAGTATTCTTCAGCTAAGACTACGGATTTGACTTTGCTTTCTTTTGTTAAGAAGTCTTTTTCTGGTTATGTTCAAGATGATTTGCCAGAAGTTAGGGAAAAGCCTTATGATTATTGTGTGGTTTGTGGTGCTTCTATTTACGATAAGGAGCCAGTTCGTTTTAAGCAGTTTGCTGAATTGCTTTCTGGAAAGACTGAGATTTTCATTCCTAGGGAAACTGCATTGGATGAGATTGATAGGATAAGGGATGATTTGCACATATGTAAAATATGTAATTATGAAGCGTCACAGTTGAAAAATAAGATACAGCCTCCTTATTTTATTGTGTCGTTTTATCCTGGTATTCCGGTTTCTTTACTTAAAATCTTGGATTTTAACCCTGCTAAAATAGCTGATGTGACTAGAAAGATTACATCAAATTCAAGTTATTTGGATGTTATGCGTTCATGTGGTGGAGATTTTAACGAATCAAGTAATAAGAAGAGTATAGTTGATTGCTTATCGTCAAAAGTGATAATAAAGGCTTCTGATGTTGCTCCTAAATTGAAGATAATTACTAGGTTGGATAAGACTACTTTTAATAAGATTTTGCCTTATGCTCCTTTAATTTCTATATCTTACTTATCTGCTCCAGTAAAGGTTTCTTCTATCATACTAGATATTCCAGAGGAAAGTAGGAGTATTGACTTTTCTTCAGAATTTAATTATACTTGGACTAAATTGGAGAATAGAGAAAAAGAGGAGAATATTAATTACAAGACTTTGCTTCTCCTTTTATCTTATTATGAAAAGATTGGAGTATGCGAAAGAGATGATAATTGTATAAACGAAATGGCTAGCGAGATGGATTTGTTTGGTTCTGTAGATCCTTCTTTGTCTGTGTTAGCTTTTGGCATAGGAACTAATTTGGAAGAAGATAACAAGTTTTTCAGTTATATATCTCCTCGTTCATATTTTTTAAATTTTACTCTAGGTAAGGTATCTAAAATGGGAGAAACGTTAAAAAATAGTTTGTATTCAATAGCAGCAAATCTAAAAGAAATGAATAGACAAGCTAAATCAAAGGATGATGTAATAGGATTTCTAAGGGATGGCATTGATATGTTTTTCAAAACGTCTCCCATTAACTTATCAAAAGAGGATAGAATAGGAATTGCTATCGGTGCGTCTTTCTCTACCTTGGAACATAAATTGTCTGAAAAAGTGTTCACTGATGATAAAAAGAAGACCATGTATTATAAGTTAAATGATGTTTTCTCTGTTTTATATGATATAGAAAAGCAGAGCGATAGGTCTCTGGCTATATCAATTTCAAACGCAATAATAAATTGGTTGTATATCTTATATAAAACAATAGATGATAAAAATGAGCTTAAATGA
- the csa3 gene encoding CRISPR-associated CARF protein Csa3, giving the protein MKVLVLSLGFTVEYLVRIISTRGTSDVEKIIIFTSFGEDPLSRKRAEDTINYAKDYLSKAGLNYEIKALDISKSFLNVVLQIAETLKKYNEMEIYILGGMRLFALSLYYYGLVAKSLNKNVKVILYTEDMSLIGELPLTIPEKLKDEEIKILKVIENQKSLKDIAKSLNKSISTISKQMDSLEENKLVECQKIGNLKQCKITELGKILLQLEDKNV; this is encoded by the coding sequence ATGAAAGTTTTAGTATTATCTTTGGGCTTTACTGTCGAGTACCTAGTTAGAATAATTTCCACCAGAGGAACCTCTGACGTAGAAAAAATAATAATCTTTACCTCATTTGGAGAAGACCCTTTAAGCAGAAAAAGAGCAGAAGATACAATAAACTACGCAAAAGACTACCTCTCCAAAGCTGGATTAAATTACGAAATTAAAGCTTTAGATATCTCCAAATCATTTCTAAACGTAGTACTACAAATAGCAGAAACACTAAAAAAATACAACGAAATGGAAATTTACATATTAGGCGGAATGAGACTATTCGCACTATCACTATACTACTACGGACTAGTAGCAAAAAGCTTAAACAAAAACGTGAAAGTAATACTTTACACAGAAGACATGAGCCTAATCGGAGAACTACCACTAACAATTCCAGAAAAATTAAAAGATGAAGAAATAAAAATACTTAAAGTGATAGAAAACCAAAAAAGCTTAAAAGACATAGCAAAATCATTAAACAAATCCATATCAACCATATCAAAACAAATGGATTCATTAGAAGAAAACAAACTAGTAGAATGCCAAAAAATAGGAAACTTAAAACAATGCAAAATAACAGAACTAGGAAAAATCTTACTACAACTAGAGGACAAAAACGTATAA